A region from the Coffea eugenioides isolate CCC68of chromosome 9, Ceug_1.0, whole genome shotgun sequence genome encodes:
- the LOC113783131 gene encoding probable adenylate kinase 6, chloroplastic has product MAVLNRLISRSRGCSAIILSSYPYSHSIRSFCFKSCESSGINLPPIVPSPSSTSTPASPGPSVIPTPREGRNVQWVFLGCPGVGKGTYAARLSTLLGVPHISTGDLVRHELSSQGPLSSQLAEIVNQGKLLSDEIIINLLSKRLEAGEANGETGFILDGFPRTIRQAEILEGVTDIDLVINLKLREEALLAKCLGRRICSECGGNYNVACIDIKGEDGSPQMHMPPLLPPPNCESKLITRSDDTEEVVKERLRVYNEMSRPVEEFYRRRGKLLEFDLPGGIPESWPRLLQALNLDDNDNKESLAA; this is encoded by the exons aTGGCGGTACTGAACCGCTTAATATCAAGAAGCCGAGGCTGCTCGGCAATAATATTGAGCTCCTACCCGTATTCACATTCAATCCGGAGTTTCTGTTTCAAGTCATGCGAGAGTAGTGGGATCAACTTACCCCCCATAGTACCATCACCGTCTTCAACCTCAACCCCTGCTTCTCCCGGTCCCTCTGTAATTCCAACTCCTCGGGAAGGCAGAAATGTCCAGTGGGTTTTTCTGGGCTGCCCTGGGGTCGGCAAAGGAACCTACGCCGCTCGCCTCTCCACTCTTCTCGGTGTCCCCCACATCTCCACCGGTGATCTCGTTCGCCATGAGCTCTCCTCCCAGGGTCCTTTGTCTTCTCAG CTTGCTGAGATTGTCAACCAAGGAAAATTGCTTTCAGATGAGATCATAATAAATCTTCTTTCCAAGCGTCTTGAAGCTGGAGAAGCCAATGGTGAAACTGGATTCATTCTTGATGGCTTTCCTCGAACTATAAGACAGGCG GAAATTCTGGAGGGGGTAACCGATATTGACTTGGTGATTAATCTGAAGCTACGGGAAGAAGCATTACTTGCCAAATGCCTTGGAAGAAGGATTTGTAGCGAGTGTGGAGGGAACTATAATGTTGCCTGCATTGACATCAAGGGTGAAGATGGAAGCCCTCAAATGCACATGCCTCCCCTTCTTCCTCCGCCAAATTGTGAATCAAAACTAATCACAAGGTCTGATGACACTGAAGAAGTTGTGAAGGAGCGCCTCCGAGTCTACAATGAAATG AGCCGACCTGTGGAGGAATTCTATCGAAGGCGTGGGAAATTGCTGGAGTTTGATCTTCCTGGAGGGATTCCTGAATCCTGGCCTAGGTTGCTTCAAGCCTTGAATCTTGATGACAATGACAACAAAGAGTCATTAGCTGCTTGA
- the LOC113782834 gene encoding protein TONNEAU 1a-like, whose product MDDYAREMMDLKTLVTRTLEKKGVLAKIRAELRASVFEAIEEEDRAIEKDEGLPAALLGSCNERAKQLHNSPSGRLLTALICEYLDWASLSHSLKVYLPECNLPKDSWKSELKEFSSKNGYDINRNGDSGPLLLDVLEGFLKYENLSQARGMGRRLTMPDAESLSSLETRNTRRPSSSSVAGGIPPLGRPLPSSQASDRRAGTSMSGYRKDEYNWRYDGDELPEEVVRASAALENLQLDRKARNLTSSWRHAGDGISEDDGRTDPM is encoded by the exons ATGGATGATTATGCAAGAGAAATGATGGACCTCAAGACCCTTGTCACTCGAACCCTAGAAAAGAAAGGCGTCCTCGCCAAGATCCGA GCTGAACTGAGAGCAAGTGTTTTTGAGgcaattgaagaggaagatagGGCCATTGAGAAGGATGAAGGTTTGCCTGCCGCACTGTTGGGTAGCTGCAATGAGCGTGCTAAACAGCTCCATAATTCTCCTTCAG GAAGGCTACTAACTGCCCTAATATGTGAATATTTGGATTGGGCTTCACTAAGCCACAGTCTGAAAGTTTACTTGCCAGAGTGCAATTTG CCAAAGGATTCTTGGAAATCTGAATTGAAAGAGTTCAGTAGCAAGAATGGATATGATATTAACAGGAATGGAGATAGTGGTCCTTTGCTTTTAGATGTTCTTGAAGGATTTTTGAAGTACGAG AATTTGTCTCAAGCGAGGGGTATGGGAAGGAGACTAACCATGCCAGATGCAGAATCTTTGTCCAGCTTAGAGACTAGAAATACTAGGAGACCTTCTTCCTCATCAGTAGCTGGTGGCATACCTCCTTTGGGAAG GCCGCTTCCTTCTTCCCAGGCATCTG ATAGAAGAGCTGGGACATCCATGTCTGGCTACAGGAAAGATGAATACAATTGGAGATATGATGGTGATGAGCTCCCAGAAGAGGTTGTCCGTGCATCAGCTGCCTTAGAGAACCTTCAGTTGGATAGAAAAGCTCGGAACCTAACCTCATCTTGGCG GCATGCAGGTGATGGAATATCTGAAGATGATGGCAGGACAGACCCGATGTAG
- the LOC113783581 gene encoding leucine aminopeptidase, whose protein sequence is MLLTFIHLFPSPSKFKTLFSAPLQRQQSRRSNRTTSLPLFLCQILRNLSTDKTAGPPPPTASAEPSVSVDKFFSIPPSSPMAPVDPHSFTDSTHPLTTHISLSLYFDFPSSTILASTLISLPTTHSGPFTLDTRSLSITSVLDPTTLTPLPFTLTPPIPHPVFGQSLIITLSNHSQVIIISKTSASSSALQWLSPPQTFNKAFPFVYTQCQSIHARSIFPCQDTPAARIRYDAKLNIPRQLFAVMSARHVDRRAPVVGSGEARGACDDSLWCGDDRVVDDFLMEQPIPPYLFAFAVGELGFRDVGPRSRVYSEAAPAVLDAAAREFAGTEDMIRVGEKLFGPYDWERFDLLVLPPSFPYGGMENPRMVFLTPTVIKGDATGAQVVAHELAHSWTGNLITNKTNEHFWLNEGFTTYAERRIVEAVQGEDRAALNIGIGWKGLVDAVERFKDNMEFTKLKTNQEGVDPDEIYSEIPYEKGFQFLWRIERQIGRPAFDEFIKKYIATFKFQSIDTDTFLNFLKANVPGIENQIDLKLWTEGIGIPPDAMEPVSSIYTKIVSLANEFKLGRMPREDEVADWHGQEWELYLENLPKYVEASQALALDARYRLSESKDYEVKVAFLQLAIASKCRDYFGEVEKTLKEVGRMKYLRPLYTALVQGAGKDEEKIFAKRVFSEARDCYHPIAQGVVETILGKYV, encoded by the exons ATGCTTTTGACCTTTATTCACCTCTTCCCCTCTCCCTCCAAATTTAAAACCCTATTCAGTGCTCCACTCCAACGCCAGCAGAGCAGACGCAGCAACAGGACAACCTCACTCCCATTATTCCTCTGTCAGATTCTCCGCAACCTTTCCACCGACAAAACTGCCGGCCCGCCACCCCCAACAGCCTCCGCAGAGCCCTCAGTCTCAGTCGATAAATTCTTCTCAATTCCCCCTTCTTCTCCCATGGCACCCGTTGATCCTCACTCCTTCACAGACTCGACTCACCCCCTCACAACCCACATCTCCCTTTCTCTCTACTTTGACTTCCCATCATCCACCATCCTCGCCTCCACCCTCATCTCCCTCCCTACCACCCACTCTGGCCCTTTCACGCTTGACACCCGCTCCCTCTCCATAACCTCAGTTCTTGATCCCACCACCCTCACCCCACTCCCCTTTACCCTCACCCCACCAATCCCTCATCCTGTTTTCGGCCAGTCCCTCATCATCACCCTCTCCAATCACTCCCAAGTCATCATCATCTCCAAAACCTCAGCTTCTAGCTCAGCCCTTCAGTGGCTTTCGCCCCCGCAAACATTTAATAAAgcctttccttttgtttatACCCAGTGCCAGTCCATCCATGCTAGGTCTATTTTCCCTTGCCAGGATACCCCTGCTGCCCGCATTCGTTATGATGCTAAGTTGAATATCCCCCGCCAACTGTTCGCTGTTATGTCCGCGAGACATGTTGATAGGCGGGCCCCTGTTGTCGGGTCTGGTGAGGCTAGGGGAGCTTGTGATGATTCTCTCTGGTGTGGGGATGATAGGGTTGTGGACGATTTTTTGATGGAGCAGCCTATACCGCCTTATTTGTTTGCTTTTGCTGTTGGAGAGTTGGGGTTCAGGGATGTGGGACCACGCTCGAGGGTGTATTCGGAGGCGGCTCCAGCAGTGTTGGATGCTGCTGCTAGGGAGTTTGCTGGGACAGAGGATATGATCAGGGTTGGGGAGAAACTTTTTGGGCCTTATGACTGGGAGAGGTTCGATTTGTTGGTGCTGCCCCCGAGTTTTCCTTATGGTGGGATGGAGAATCCGCGGATGGTGTTCTTGACACCCACTGTCATCAAGGGTGATGCCACTGGGGCGCAGGTGGTGGCTCATGAACTTGCTCATAGCTGGACGGGAAACTTGATTACTAACAAGACCAATGAACATTTCTGGTTGAATGAG GGTTTTACCACTTACGCGGAGCGGCGAATAGTGGAAGCTGTGCAGGGGGAAGACAGAGCTGCACTGAATATTGGAATTGGTTGGAAGGGGCTTGTCGATGCAGTTGAGAGATTCAAGGATAACATGGAGTTTACAAAGCTGAAAACGAACCAAGAAGGTGTGGATCCAGATGAAATATATTCTGAGATTCCATATGAGAAAGGTTTCCAGTTTTTGTGGCGTATTGAGAGACAG ATTGGAAGACCTGCATTTGATGAATTCATCAAAAAGTACATTGCAACCTTCAAGTTCCAATCTATTGATACAGACACGTTTCTCAATTTCTTAAAAGCTAACGTACCTGGAATTGAGAATCAGATTGATTTAAAACTATGGACAGAAGGTATTGGCATCCCACCTGACGCCATGGAGCCAGTTTCCAGTATCTATACAAAGATTGTGTCACTGGCTAATGAGTTTAAACTAGGCAGGATGCCGAGGGAGGATGAAGTTGCCGACTGGCATGGACAAGAGTGGGAGCTTTACCTTGAGAACCTGCCTAAATATGTTGAAGCTTCACAA GCTTTAGCTTTGGATGCTCGCTATAGGCTTTCAGAATCAAAAGACTATGAGGTCAAGGTTGCTTTTCTTCAGCTGGCGATTGCATCCAAGTGCAGAGACTATTTTGGTGAGGTGGAGAAAACTCTAAAAGAAGTTGGGAGGATGAAGTACCTTCGCCCACTTTATACTGCTCTTGTTCAAGGTGCTGGAAAGgatgaagagaaaatttttgcGAAGAGGGTGTTCTCAGAAGCTCGAGATTGCTACCATCCAATAGCTCAGGGAGTGGTTGAGACCATCCTGGGAAAATACGTGTAA
- the LOC113782020 gene encoding alkane hydroxylase MAH1-like, with the protein MGIGGGEGEKTSIPFNWPVIGMMPDLFLNVHRTQDYITEILQESGGTFEFKGPWFANMDMLVTSDSANVNYILSKNFSNFQKGPEFEKMFDILGEGIFNAECESWDSQRKTIMPLINHQGFQKFVGITSWNKLEKGLIPVLEHAAKSGMEVDLQQLFAKFTFDTTCILVLGHDPASLGIDLPESPLGNTLADAEEAVFYRHVVPRTCWKIQRWLQIGAEKKLTKARENLHQFLATNISSKSENLEDINQTAILQDGGGLDLLARYMKAARVLKEENRTSDNSVSKNLERRFTHFNLCG; encoded by the coding sequence ATGGGTATTGGAGGAGGAGAAGGAGAGAAAACCTCAATTCCCTTTAACTGGCCGGTTATTGGCATGATGCCAGACCTGTTCCTAAATGTACACCGCACCCAGGATTATATAACCGAGATTTTGCAAGAAAGTGGAGGCACATTTGAGTTTAAAGGTCCTTGGTTTGCAAATATGGATATGCTGGTCACCAGCGATTCTGCTAACGTCAACTACATATTGAGTAAAAACTTCTCAAACTTTCAAAAGGGTCCTGAGTTTGAAAAGATGTTTGACATTCTAGGAGAGGGGATCTTCAATGCTGAATGCGAATCTTGGGACAGCCAAAGGAAAACAATCATGCCACTAATTAATCACCAGGGATTCCAGAAGTTTGTGGGAATAACTAGCTGGAACAAGTTGGAGAAAGGGCTGATCCCTGTCCTGGAGCATGCGGCCAAGTCAGGTATGGAGGTGGACTTGCAACAACTATTTGCCAAGTTTACCTTTGACACCACTTGCATATTAGTATTGGGTCATGATCCTGCTTCACTCGGTATTGACTTGCCAGAAAGTCCATTAGGAAATACCTTAGCTGATGCCGAGGAAGCAGTCTTTTACAGACATGTGGTACCCAGAACTTGCTGGAAGATTCAGAGGTGGCTTCAAATTGGTGCGGAAAAGAAGTTAACTAAAGCTCGGGAGAACCTTCATCAATTTTTAGCTACCAACATCTCATCTAAGTCTGAAAACTTGGAAGATATAAACCAAACTGCGATTTTGCAAGATGGAGGAGGCCTTGACTTGTTAGCAAGGTACATGAAAGCAGCCAGAGTTCTCAAAGAAGAGAATAGAACATCTGATAATAGTGTCTCAAAAAATTTGGAGAGACGCTTTACTCACTTTAATCTTTGCGGGTAA
- the LOC113782799 gene encoding 50S ribosomal protein L10, chloroplastic — protein sequence MEANLFTLPSSRPPTPTLPSNSHKVSLKSHFRNPFLTTHHHHCRRPKFAPLTIRSAISRTKKEETVESVKLQLQGCYLIAGIGYKGFTVKQFQELRRQLPESSKLLVAKNTLVYKAIEGTQWEALKPCMKGMNAWLFVHSEEIPTAIKPYREFQREKKLEGNDFTGAVFEGKFYGPEEFKALESLPSRAEIYAKILGSLKGPASAVVGTLQAPARNLVMTLQAYVKKLEEEGGS from the coding sequence ATGGAGGCCAATCTCTTCACCTTACCTTCTTCCAGACCCCCAACACCCACCCTCCCATCCAATTCCCACAAGGTTTCTCTAAAATCCCACTTCAGAAACCCCTTCCTCACCACGCACCACCACCACTGCCGCCGCCCAAAGTTCGCACCTTTAACGATCCGCTCAGCCATCAGCAGAACCAAGAAAGAAGAAACTGTTGAATCAGTCAAACTACAGCTTCAAGGTTGCTATCTCATCGCTGGCATTGGCTATAAAGGCTTCACCGTCAAACAATTTCAAGAACTTAGAAGGCAACTCCCAGAATCCTCGAAACTTCTCGTTGCTAAAAACACTCTTGTTTATAAAGCCATTGAAGGTACTCAGTGGGAAGCACTGAAGCCATGCATGAAGGGAATGAATGCCTGGTTATTTGTCCATAGTGAAGAAATCCCAACTGCAATAAAGCCTTACAGGGAGTTTCAGAGGGAGAAAAAGTTGGAAGGGAATGATTTTACTGGGGCTGTTTTTGAAGGGAAGTTTTATGGGCCTGAGGAGTTTAAGGCCTTGGAATCTTTGCCATCAAGAGCTGAAATTTATGCTAAGATTCTGGGATCGCTCAAGGGTCCTGCATCTGCTGTTGTTGGAACTTTGCAGGCCCCTGCTAGGAATTTGGTTATGACGCTACAGGCTTATGTGAAGAAGTTGGAGGAGGAGGGTGGCAGTTGA